The DNA segment TTCCAATAGCTTTCTCGGAATTCGGCAAACGTTCTCGCGGTCTGGTTAACCGTTTTGTTGGGCATTTCGCTGTTTTTGTTTTGAAAAATCAAACTTACATTTTAACTTATTAAGCCAACTATATGGAATGATTTTATCATACTGTAGCCTTCCTACCAAAATTCCTGGAGACAAATCAATTGTTTCTGCAAATGCTAATACCGCTGCATGTGATATCTTTTTGTTTGATAAAAACACCGATAGTTTTTTTGGGGGAATTAGCATATTCGAAGCAAATGCATCCGCTTCTATTTCTTGTTTTGAAGTACGATCCCCATTATTATCAATAAACACTTTCGTTTTACCATGTAAAATAATATGAGCCGCTTCATGAAAAAAGCTAAACCAAAAATGTTCTTCCATTTTATATTTTAGGCTCAAAACAATCATGGCTTTATTAGAATTAATCCATTTAGTGGCACCACTGATATGTGTTTTTGGTAGTTCTGGAACAAATACAAGCGCAACCCCAGAATTCTTACATAGCTCGACCATTTTTTTGTGAAAATATGGTGCGTGCTCTTTGGTCAAACAACGAATTTCTTTCAAGGCTTCTTTAAATGTTTTTTTATCAAATGG comes from the Candidatus Cloacimonadota bacterium genome and includes:
- a CDS encoding HigA family addiction module antitoxin gives rise to the protein MANIETNQFYPDYAIHPGEILDETLEARCIKKTLFAEKCGISNKTVSQIVNGKSAITPEMAIKFERALGNSASLWINLNTDYELHLAREADKLKLIAEKDWLKKFPIKQLIDYGILPKRTNIVDNLSDLLSFFGVGSISAWNDFYLSPNVVYRKSPTFKAKPESVATWLRIGEKYAEHISCSPFDKKTFKEALKEIRCLTKEHAPYFHKKMVELCKNSGVALVFVPELPKTHISGATKWINSNKAMIVLSLKYKMEEHFWFSFFHEAAHIILHGKTKVFIDNNGDRTSKQEIEADAFASNMLIPPKKLSVFLSNKKISHAAVLAFAETIDLSPGILVGRLQYDKIIPYSWLNKLKCKFDFSKQKQRNAQQNG